Proteins found in one Mesorhizobium sp. CAU 1732 genomic segment:
- a CDS encoding dipeptide/oligopeptide/nickel ABC transporter permease/ATP-binding protein, translating to MSAVAAPAKPAKGSGRPNALRLMLNNTLATAGLVILSAMILLALAAPFLPLADPNATAPAQRLLRPLAEGHLLGTDALGRDIFSRILWGLRVSLAVGISATLIAAFFGSAIGLIAGYAGGRTDNVMMRGIDMLMAFPYILLALAIVAVLGPGLVNALYAIALVNIPFFARNIRGVALGLSRREFVDAARLSGKSHIRILATEILPNVLPVIVITMSTTVGWMILETAGLSFLGLGAQPPQADLGSMLGDGRRVLFNAPHVALVPGLTIFVLVMSINLLGDGIRDVLDPRLKSGALARPFARTAIAKRDDADVTAERTGAVLDVRGLKTEFQLGSKTLRAVDGIDLRLGRTECLGIVGESGSGKSVTAMSIMGLVPTPPGRIAGGSIRFKDEDLLAASDERIRQLRGGAVSHVFQDPLATLHPLFTVGDQLIEAIRAHQPVSHRDAVEKAKALLALVRISNPAQRLKAYPHELSGGMRQRVSIAMALANDAELLIADEPTTALDVTVQAQILALMNKLRQEKQASILFITHDFGIVSALCDRVAVMYAGRIVETGTTRDVLERPAHPYTRKLIDCVPVLGQPERRLDAIEGLPPSVDDLPPGCAFAPRCPRAQPVCTKGEIALDPMGGDRAVRCLFPLTEHERLTDA from the coding sequence ATGAGCGCCGTCGCCGCACCGGCAAAGCCGGCAAAAGGCTCGGGCCGCCCGAACGCATTGCGGCTCATGCTCAACAACACGCTCGCGACGGCGGGACTGGTCATCCTGTCCGCGATGATCCTGCTTGCGCTCGCGGCTCCGTTCCTGCCGCTTGCCGATCCGAACGCCACCGCCCCGGCGCAGCGGCTCCTGCGCCCGCTCGCCGAGGGGCACCTGCTCGGCACCGATGCGCTTGGCCGGGACATCTTCTCGCGCATCCTCTGGGGGCTTCGGGTCAGCCTCGCCGTCGGCATATCCGCAACACTGATCGCGGCGTTCTTCGGGTCGGCGATCGGCCTCATCGCAGGCTATGCGGGCGGGCGCACCGACAATGTCATGATGCGCGGCATCGATATGCTGATGGCGTTCCCCTACATCCTGCTTGCGCTCGCCATCGTCGCGGTGCTCGGGCCGGGCCTCGTCAACGCGCTCTACGCCATCGCGCTCGTCAACATCCCCTTCTTCGCGCGCAACATTCGTGGCGTCGCACTCGGTCTGTCGCGACGCGAGTTCGTCGATGCCGCGCGGCTGTCGGGAAAATCGCACATCCGCATATTGGCGACCGAGATCCTGCCGAACGTCCTGCCGGTGATCGTCATCACCATGTCGACCACGGTTGGCTGGATGATCCTGGAGACCGCAGGGCTCTCCTTCCTCGGGCTTGGCGCGCAGCCGCCGCAGGCGGATCTCGGGTCGATGCTCGGCGACGGCCGCCGTGTCCTGTTCAACGCGCCGCATGTCGCGCTCGTGCCGGGCCTGACAATCTTCGTGCTGGTCATGAGCATCAACCTGCTGGGCGACGGCATTCGCGACGTGCTCGATCCGCGCCTGAAATCCGGTGCGCTCGCGCGTCCCTTCGCCCGCACCGCAATCGCCAAGCGCGACGACGCCGACGTCACGGCAGAAAGGACGGGCGCGGTTCTCGACGTCCGGGGCCTCAAGACCGAGTTCCAGCTTGGGTCGAAGACGCTCCGTGCCGTCGACGGCATCGATCTGCGGCTCGGCAGGACCGAGTGCCTCGGCATCGTCGGCGAATCCGGCTCGGGAAAATCCGTCACCGCCATGTCGATCATGGGCCTCGTGCCGACGCCTCCGGGTCGCATCGCCGGCGGGTCGATACGCTTCAAGGACGAGGACCTGCTCGCGGCATCCGACGAGCGCATTCGCCAGTTGCGCGGCGGTGCGGTCAGCCATGTCTTTCAGGACCCGCTGGCGACGCTGCATCCGCTCTTCACGGTCGGCGACCAGTTGATCGAGGCGATCCGCGCGCACCAACCGGTCAGCCACCGCGACGCGGTGGAGAAGGCGAAGGCCCTTCTGGCGCTGGTCCGCATCTCCAACCCCGCCCAGCGTCTCAAGGCCTATCCGCACGAGCTCTCCGGCGGCATGCGCCAGCGCGTGTCGATTGCCATGGCGCTCGCCAACGACGCGGAACTGCTCATCGCCGACGAGCCGACGACGGCGCTGGACGTCACTGTGCAGGCGCAGATCCTCGCGCTGATGAACAAGCTTCGGCAGGAAAAGCAGGCGTCGATCCTCTTCATCACCCATGATTTCGGCATCGTCTCCGCGCTCTGCGATCGCGTCGCGGTCATGTATGCCGGCCGCATCGTGGAGACCGGGACGACGCGCGACGTTCTGGAACGCCCGGCGCACCCCTACACACGCAAGCTCATCGACTGCGTGCCCGTGCTTGGGCAGCCGGAACGGCGTCTCGATGCGATCGAGGGCCTGCCGCCATCCGTGGATGACCTGCCGCCCGGCTGCGCCTTCGCGCCGCGCTGCCCGCGCGCGCAGCCCGTATGCACCAAGGGCGAGATCGCGCTCGACCCGATGGGCGGTGACCGCGCCGTGCGCTGCCTGTTCCCGCTCACTGAGCATGAGAGGCTGACCGATGCCTGA
- a CDS encoding carbon-nitrogen hydrolase family protein, protein MHTVAAAHASSILLDKRASLEKACGIVREAGRLGVELVCFPETYLPGFPYWINLYAPGDQHAIYVRYAEESVDLSTDELAPLCRAAAEAKCSVVMGVSERVGATMYNTQVFIGDDGTIAGKHRKLQPTFAERALWSQGDGSTLDVFDMPVGRVGGLICYEHMLNLARQALIDQNMQIHCASWPTFASSGTNRGAVYDRKVDALMRAHAITGQCFVIVAQNPVTQQYVDAMEAAMGPQSVLGVGGGWSTIIGPDGEMVVEPHLGAEEKLVVAEIDLAAIARAKVLVDTAGHYSRPEVLSLTVDRRAFRP, encoded by the coding sequence ATGCATACCGTCGCGGCGGCGCACGCCTCTTCCATCCTTCTCGACAAGCGCGCGTCGCTCGAAAAGGCCTGCGGCATCGTGCGCGAGGCAGGCAGGCTGGGCGTCGAGCTCGTCTGCTTTCCCGAGACCTATCTTCCGGGCTTCCCGTACTGGATCAACCTCTACGCGCCGGGCGACCAGCACGCGATCTATGTGCGCTATGCCGAGGAGTCGGTCGATCTGTCGACCGACGAACTCGCGCCGCTTTGCCGGGCCGCGGCCGAGGCGAAGTGCTCCGTGGTCATGGGCGTCAGCGAGCGTGTCGGCGCCACGATGTACAACACGCAGGTGTTCATCGGTGACGACGGCACGATCGCCGGCAAGCATCGCAAGCTCCAGCCGACTTTCGCCGAGCGCGCTTTGTGGTCTCAGGGCGACGGCTCGACGCTGGATGTCTTCGACATGCCGGTCGGCCGCGTCGGCGGGCTGATCTGCTACGAGCATATGCTGAACCTCGCGCGGCAGGCACTGATCGACCAGAACATGCAGATCCACTGCGCGAGCTGGCCGACATTCGCCAGCAGCGGCACCAATCGCGGTGCCGTCTACGACCGCAAGGTGGATGCGCTGATGCGCGCGCACGCGATCACCGGCCAGTGCTTCGTGATCGTGGCGCAGAACCCGGTGACGCAGCAATATGTCGATGCGATGGAAGCGGCGATGGGACCGCAATCCGTGCTGGGCGTCGGCGGCGGGTGGTCGACGATCATCGGGCCGGATGGCGAGATGGTGGTGGAGCCGCATCTGGGGGCGGAGGAGAAGCTCGTCGTGGCCGAAATCGACCTGGCGGCGATTGCGCGTGCCAAGGTTCTGGTCGATACGGCCGGCCACTACTCACGGCCGGAAGTGCTGTCGCTGACGGTCGACCGGCGGGCGTTCAGGCCTTAG
- a CDS encoding oligopeptide/dipeptide ABC transporter ATP-binding protein — protein MPDTSALMEIAAVERVFGGGRSLFGQVRPGVHAVQDVSLDIRPGETLGIVGESGCGKSTLARMLVGLDQPTGGAIRFRGEDVAKAARSDAAALARKIQYVFQDPVSSLNPRKTVRAILEAPLVHLLGMKRRDREARLKELMDAVNLRPEFLERYPHEFSGGQAQRIGIARALAAKPDLIVLDEPVSALDVSVQAQVLNLLDDLKARFNLTYVFISHDLSVVESVSDRVAVMYFGRLAEIGPSKSVFADPRHHYTRLLLDSAPAPGRPILAPDDADAELPDPYDPPPGCAFAARCPAADDLCRAERPPLDAGAVDGTHLAACFHPPLPAEHRGRN, from the coding sequence ATGCCTGACACAAGTGCCCTGATGGAAATCGCGGCCGTCGAGCGTGTCTTCGGCGGCGGACGCAGCCTCTTCGGCCAGGTACGGCCCGGCGTGCATGCGGTGCAGGACGTGTCGCTCGACATCCGTCCCGGCGAGACGCTGGGTATCGTCGGCGAATCCGGCTGCGGGAAGTCGACGCTCGCGCGCATGCTGGTGGGGCTCGACCAGCCGACGGGCGGCGCTATCCGGTTCAGGGGAGAAGACGTCGCAAAGGCCGCGCGCAGCGATGCGGCGGCGCTTGCGCGCAAGATCCAGTACGTCTTTCAGGACCCGGTCTCGTCGCTCAACCCACGCAAGACTGTGCGCGCGATTCTCGAAGCGCCGCTCGTCCACCTGCTCGGCATGAAGCGGCGCGACCGCGAGGCGCGGCTGAAGGAACTGATGGACGCGGTCAATCTGCGCCCGGAATTCCTCGAACGCTATCCGCACGAGTTTTCCGGCGGACAGGCGCAGCGCATCGGCATTGCGCGCGCGCTGGCCGCGAAGCCGGACCTCATCGTGCTGGACGAACCCGTCTCCGCGCTCGACGTGTCCGTGCAGGCGCAGGTACTCAACCTGCTCGACGATCTGAAGGCACGGTTCAATCTCACCTACGTCTTCATCAGCCATGACCTCTCGGTGGTCGAAAGCGTCAGCGACCGCGTGGCGGTGATGTATTTCGGCCGGCTCGCGGAGATCGGCCCCTCAAAATCGGTGTTCGCCGATCCGCGTCATCATTACACGCGCCTTCTCCTCGATTCGGCTCCTGCGCCCGGCCGCCCGATCCTCGCACCCGACGATGCCGACGCCGAGTTGCCCGACCCCTACGATCCGCCGCCCGGCTGCGCCTTCGCAGCGCGCTGCCCGGCCGCCGACGATCTGTGTCGCGCCGAGCGCCCGCCGCTCGACGCCGGAGCCGTCGACGGCACGCATCTTGCGGCTTGCTTCCATCCACCGCTCCCGGCAGAGCATCGTGGACGAAATTGA
- a CDS encoding FCD domain-containing protein — protein sequence MDEIDDAGIMTSRTPPLVTAPQKRLKRSDALAARIRDLISQNGLSPGDRIPQKWLEDEENRASKGTVREAMKSLETQGLIKSRTGPGGGAFVTALSGDQAIGLLNNLFLFNKPDIGDIFALRKLLEPELVLSLAGKLDEKGIATLQATIRLYDNEPQTAQDAFQQTIAELDFHAVLASLAGNQILGFVCVFLQSLLRDLTDINADPEQPFAAVAEAGLPYQVRLVRLLKAGDGAAAQALMRRHLEDSERFLLGHASIRGRARIRT from the coding sequence GTGGACGAAATTGACGATGCGGGCATCATGACGTCACGGACCCCTCCTCTGGTAACCGCGCCGCAAAAGCGGTTGAAACGGTCCGATGCCCTAGCCGCGCGCATCCGCGATCTCATCTCGCAGAACGGCCTGTCTCCGGGCGACCGCATTCCCCAGAAATGGCTGGAAGACGAGGAAAACAGGGCCTCGAAGGGCACCGTGCGCGAGGCGATGAAATCGCTTGAAACGCAGGGGCTGATCAAATCACGCACCGGGCCGGGCGGCGGGGCGTTCGTGACCGCGCTGTCGGGCGATCAGGCGATCGGTCTCCTCAACAATCTCTTCCTGTTCAACAAACCGGACATCGGCGACATCTTCGCGCTGCGCAAGCTGCTGGAGCCGGAGCTGGTGCTGAGCCTCGCGGGCAAGCTCGACGAGAAGGGCATTGCAACGCTGCAGGCGACGATCCGGCTCTACGACAACGAACCGCAGACCGCGCAGGACGCGTTCCAGCAGACCATCGCGGAGCTCGATTTCCATGCGGTTCTGGCGAGCCTCGCCGGCAACCAGATCCTCGGTTTCGTCTGCGTGTTCCTGCAATCGCTGCTTCGCGACCTGACGGACATCAATGCCGACCCCGAGCAGCCATTTGCCGCCGTGGCGGAGGCCGGCCTGCCCTATCAGGTGCGGCTGGTCCGTCTTCTGAAGGCCGGCGATGGCGCGGCTGCGCAGGCGTTGATGCGCCGGCATCTGGAAGACAGCGAGCGTTTTTTGCTTGGGCACGCATCGATCAGAGGCCGGGCACGAATACGCACCTAA